AAGTGGGAAATgagctgtattgtttttgtaaaagGATTTGAGCCTTTCTGctgcaaaaaataataattgtgatTCATCTTTcctaaataaaattaaaaatattaattacatAAGAAGATATTTTTTGCGATGTGGTTATTAAACACTTGTGAAAAAGAAATGGAAGCAGGATATCAGACATCAGTGAACTTCACTGGGAATAGAATAATTATATAttcctataaataataaaacacatgcaacaaaaaacatatgtacatatatattaaacttgaattaagtaaatgaattaatcaaatatgcataaaatgctgcctatataactttgTTGCATAACGGACAACAAATACTGCCATACTGacatatctgtgataggcctatatatatatttgagagagagagatatatctatctatctatctatctccctctctctctctctctcgatatCAATACAACCCCAATTCCAATGAAGTTGGGACGttgtgtaaaacataaataaaaacagaataaaatgattTGCAAATCCTTTTCAACCTTTATTCAATTGAATACATTACAAAgacaagatatttaatgttcaaactgataaactttattgtttttttgcaaatattcactcattttgaatttgatgcctGCAACACGTTCCAAAAAAGGTGGGACAGGGACATGTTTACCACTGTGTTACATCACCTTTCCTTTTAACAACACTCAATAAGCGTTTGGGAAGGAGGACACTAATTGTTGAAGCTTTGTAGGTGGAATTCTTTCCCATTCTTGCTTGATGTACAACTTCAGTTGCTCAACAGGGTGCCGCCTGAGGGATCGAAGGTCACGGGCATTCAGTGTTGGTTTTCGGCCTTGCCGCTTACATGCAGAGATTTCTCCAGATTCTCTGAATCTTTTGATAATATTATGGACCGTAGATGATGAAATCCCTAAATTCCTTGCAATTGCACGTTGAGAAACGTTGTTCTTAAACTGTTGGGCTATTTGCTCACGCAGTTGTTCACAAAGTGGTGAACCTCGCCCCATCCTTGCTTGTGAATGACTGAGTCTTTCGGGGATGCTCCTTTTATACCCAATCATGACACTCACCTGTTTCCAATTAACCTGTTCACCTGTGGAATGTTccaaacagatgttttttttttagcatttctCAACTTTCCCAGTCTTTTGTTGCCCCTGTCCCACCTTTTTTGGAACATGTTGCaggcatcaaattcaaaatgagtgaatatttgaaaaaaacaacacagtttatcagtttgaacattaaatatcttgtcTTTGTAGTGTATTCAATTGAATATAGGTTGAAAAGGATTTGCAAatcattgtattctgtttttatttatgtttcaaaCAACGCGTCCCAACTTCATTGGAAATGgggttgtatgtatgtatatatgtatgtatatatatattaacacaCAACTGTTAATGCTAAATGCTGATACTTCAAATCAGTTTTTCAGCTGCAGTACatccatttttttcttaattttctgAAGGATTTACCTCCTTGaacttaatacatttaaatgcagGAAAATCATTCAACTACTTCCACTAACTGATGTTGTATTCACTTGTCAGAGTTTAGTATGATTTTCTCTTGTCCATTTACATACACCCAATTGTATGTTGCTACGCAGATGATATCCAGTTGTATGTCCCATTAAAGCCTGGTACCACTGATATTTCATGTGTTATGTACTGCCTCAGAAATTCAAAATATGATGCTTAAGAATTTCTTGAATCTGAATGACTCCAAAACAGAAGTCATTATAATCACCCCCTCTGGGCCCAGCACTAGCAGTGTTAACAATCTCTCCTCTAGCCTGGGTGCTTTATCTAATGACATTCACAAAGAGGTCTGTAACCTAGGTGTTATTTTTGTCTCTGTCCTGTCTTTTGATGCCCAGGTGACTAAAGTCCTGCAATCCTGCTTTGCCCAATTTAGACCAAAAAAAATTAGGTCATTTCTTTAGTCTGCACATTTAGAAAAGGTCATCCATACTTTCATCACTTCCAGACTTGATTCTAGCATCAGCAGGCCAAACATCTTTAGACTGCAGTTGGTTCAAAATGCTGCAGCCAGGGTTTTTACTAAGTACTAAGGGAAGTGACCACATTACACCAATCGTTACTGCCCTTCACTGGTTACCTGTGAGTTTCAGAATTGATTTTAAGCTTTGGCTCCCAGGTTCCCGCTTATATTTGTGAACTGCTAAGTCCTTATGAGCCTGATGGCTGTCTGAGATCCTCCAGCAGGGTTCTACTGATGGTTCCTATATCTCAACATGTCACTAGAGGGGACCAGGCATTTGCTGTTCAGGACCCTCAGCTGTGGAACTCCTTGCTTGGAGATCTCTGGCAAGAAAATTCAGTGTCATCTTGAAAATCTCTTCTTAAGACTCACTTTTATCATATGACTTTTTCTTAACTGTTGGTATTTGTtgtattatttaattgtttgtATATTGTCGATATTTTTGCTTTGGATCTTTTAGTTGcattattactttttattggaaagcactttgtaactttgttttcAAAGGTGCTATATTGATAAAGTTATCATCATTGTTAtaattagtattagtattattctTTCTGTGTTTATGGTGCTTGTTGTGTTGTATGTGGTGTTCACGTGTGATATGCTTGTTCTAGGAACAGGAGCTCGAGGCcagcaagaaagaaaaattaGCAGAAGCGAGGCTAGAGGCAGAAGTGAGActatataaaaaggaaaatgaggCCCTCCGCAGGCACATGGCAGTTCTTCAGGCTGAAGTGTATGGAGCCAGACTGGCTGCCAAATACTTGGACAAGGAACTGGCTGGCAGGTAATGAACTACAACTCCCAACATGTCTGTGTGCCAAGAAGATAATGAGTTAGAACGCTACACATGACATTATTGACAATACATTAAACAATAACCAGTGACAATTTATTGTGTTAGTCTAGGTCTACTTGGTTGAGgtattatctctctctctctatctctctttgtcctccaaaacacagacaaaccaaacaagcTATTATATAATAGATAAGTCTCGGGTGCCTGCACTGGACTGTTGTGTAATTACATGGAGGAAATATTGATGAAAATGGATTACCGATTTTGTTCGTATTTTACTCTACCCCCTCCTCCACTGTATTTGAATGGCAGCCCAAAGTAGCCCATCAAATTAAACGTGGAATATTCATTAAATGTAGCTTGCAACTGTGCACTGATTCATTCCCTGCATGCAAAATGTTGACAATAAAGTATTTGAAGTTCTTGTTCTGCAAGAAAGTGGATAGACAGGCTGAATTTTGCATTGACAgcagtatgttttgttttgtcttccaGAGTGCAGCAGATCCAGTTACTGGGTCGTGACATGAAAGGGCCAGCACATGACAAGCTGTGGAACCAACTGGAGGCAGAGATTCACCTTCATCGCCACAAGACTGTCATCAGAGCATGTAGGGGTCGCAATGATCCCAAGAAACCTCTCCCCTCACCTGTTGGACATGTATGCGTAAAGACACAAAGCACTTCAAACTTTTGATATAGTTTaaccttttaaatgtgttttaaaatgttggatGTGTTAATGTAATTGTAGAACTCGGACATGTTGAAGAAAACCCAGGGAGTAGGCCCTATCAGAAAGGTGGTGCTAGTCAAAGATGACCACGAGGGCTTGGGAATCTCCATTACAGTAAGTGATGTGTTTGAAGCAGCCTACAGACTGCTCGCATCAAATTGAACAATGTTCAAGCAGCAGGGAATAAAAGTTGAACTCAAACTGTATTTGcattatatatactatatatactataatacTTTAGTTGCTAAATttaacaataaaacagtaaatgttCCATGTCCAAGAGTTCAGACATACAAGAATTGACAGTAACATTTCAGAAGAAGACAAACTTCTTTACAGGGACAATAAaacgtatcgtatcgtatcgtgtcGTATCGTGTCGTATggtatcgtatcatatcgtatcttGCAGTCATAAGAAATAGACCATGTTTCAACATTTTTCCcagattcccagttaagacactctggtaagaaatgctttacattatgggcttaaaactgccttgaaatgtaaaataacaggattttaaacatgcaattcaaaacgtgattaatcgcaattaactatggaaattctgcgattaatctcgattttaaaaattaattgtttgacagccctaattaaaaGTGCTTTCAGAAAGCCAATTCCTTGTTTTCGGTGTACACATGATGGCATCCACTGGGAGAAGGGTCACTGCCACTGTTATGGACAgcagtattttccactgctatTATAGTTGATGATGGGTCTTGGGTAGATTTGAAGGTAGCCAGTAGTGGGGGAGCTGCTCCCTGCCTTTCATTGTCTGAAGGCACTTTTGGAAATTAAGCAGAACTGTTGAAGTAGAGATGAGCTTTTAAAAATGGAACGTTTCAGTGTGATTTGATTCAATACGATTCAATGCATTACGATACAATCTGATATAGTTTCTTGTTTAAATTagacattttacattataaactTCTATATGCCTGTCCTCTTGTTAGGGTGGGAAGGAGCACGGCGTTCCGATTCTAATTTCGGAGATCCATCCCAGCCAGCCCGCGGACAGATGTGGAGGTCTGCATGTCGGAGACGCCATTCTTGCCGTCAATAGCATCAATTTGCGTGATGCCAAACACAAGGAGGCGGTCACCATTCTGTCTCAGCAGGTAACACaggtgtgcacacacatacacacacacactgcacaccgCGCTGTTCCTCTGTTTTTCTCACAGTGTTCATTCTGGGTATCAGGGAGGGCAGATAGAGTTCGAGGTGGTGTACGTGGCTCCAGAGGTGGACAGCGATGATGAGAATGTGGAGTATGAAGATGACAGCGGACATCGCTACCGACTCTACCTGGATGAACTGGAGGATGGTAATTCAGCACCACCTAGTGACAATTCAGCATCACTGCAGGGTAAGTTTTCGAAAAATGTTCAAGtgctcacacattcatactaAACTTCTCCTTACATGGAAaatttaaaggataggttcaccatttttcaagtctgtcttaaaaacactgaaacaggtttttctagCTTTCATCATTCATTCTGTTCATATTGACTGTTAGATGATCCTCCTTACAGTGTGAGTGATCCGCGACAAAATCCAAAGTCTTCAATGTATTTAAAAGGTAATATTAAGCTTTAGCTGTATGTGGATATCTTGTGTTTGGGAGATAAAAAACCCATAGTTGGATACCCCACATTTAACTAATGATCCATGAATAGACAGAGAGGCAATGATGGATGTTTTAAAGTTGCTGCTCGGttaaagcctttttaaaaactcattttgCAGCAATGACACACTGGTACTACAGAGAATTCTTTGTTCATTAGCTGACATgtaacatatgtgtgtgtgtgtgtgtgtgtgtgtgtgtgtgtgtgtgtgtgaagaagttGGGATGAGAGTCAGTTCCTCCAAATCTGAGACCATGGTGGTCTGCTAGAAAAAAGGTGGACTGCCCCCTCAAGGTTTGGGAGGGAGTTGATTTCTTATACATCTGTATCTGTGTCTAACCTGCAGCTCTGGAGAAGATGACACTGAGCAACGGGCCAGAGAACGGCGATACCGGCATCTCCCATGAGACACCTTCAGAGGAAACCTCTTCGAAACCCCCCGACACTGACTTCTCCTCCTAGAGTCTCAGCTATTAGAAGAGAAAGCAAGAGGATTGGTGAAAGAAATCCCTTTCAAAGAACTGAGTCAAAGAATTCTATGACGTGCAGAAACAAtgcccctttttttcccttttttctcttggTATTCTTTGCGTGTTGGGATTTCAGGGGTTCAGCCTGGGCATGTGGTAATCAGTCCGTTTACATGCACTGAAGTAACCGGGTTACAGTGAGCTTTCTCCTGAAGTCAGCTGATTTCTTAACTGTCGTGTCATGGAGAACTGCAAACAGGGTGTGGGATGAAGGAAGCCTTTTTTCCCCAGTTAGATTTCTCTGCTATATATCTCGGCTATGTATACATGTTACCAGTGTGCTAATTGGCTTTTTACATGTATGCATGCACGTGACAAAAGACTGCAAACAGGGACGGTTAACAGCAGAATTACTGAATGAAAGCAGAGGCCGTTACATGGAGCGACCCAttctcatatttaaaataattccaTCCAAAGATCAACTAACACAAAGTAGCCTGTAAAAGTCTAAGATCAGGCACATTACTCTGCCTGTCTTCACCTCTCACTTCTGAATCTGTCAGCTCcgaagcgcacacacacacacacacacacacacacacacacacacacacacacacacatacaaacaaaagcCAGAAAGCATAGTATTCTATCTATAACTAATACATCTCAAATCAGTAACTTGTTACCCAGTTGCCTATGTTCCCTGATTTCTCTGAATAACCTGGCTACtgaaattaatgaaaaaaacttatgaatgaaataatttaatattaagtTATGATACTAATGAGTATTGACAGAACAGCTGTAAGCTAGAAAAGTCACCAAGCTGTGACTCAGGAAGGAAGAGGTTATTAATTATTGAAACATTCTTCCAGAAGCCACTTTAGAGACACTTCAAGAGTGTTTTGCTTCTATTTGTATAGTTATCATCTGGTCTTGGCAACACTATGACAagattacagtatattatccTACAGGGACTCTGAGAGAGACCAGGATAAAATCTTTaagagaaaattaaattaaaaaaagagcagagaattttttttttgcctgatcATTTTAGCAGCTAAGTGAAAGACTATACATACAAGCATTCAAACCTTTGCTGAATATCAAATGCTTTGAAATCCTGACAAAAATGTCACCTACAGACTTTTTTCCTAACGTTTTTGAAACACCTAATCTaatcacatcattacatttacCAAAAAAGTTGAAAATTGAGAAAAGACAGCAGTGGGTCAAAGTACTTCCACTTCCTGCTTCTGGCTCTAAATTGAAATGCTGGAACTTTCTTTATGGTTATACAGTAGTGTGTCATATATACAAAAGTATATTTACTTAATAAACCAACAatcttattctgtttttttttttttttttgcttcttatCCCACTGAGGAATCTACTATTAGAGGGCTTTTGGTGATGAGTCCCTCTAGTGACATCTAGGGGGCCTGTGACAGAAACCGATAAATCTAGCTGCTTCTCAGTTTGTTGGGGTTAACTTTGTTGAAGTTTTGTCATCAACGTCTGACAAATACTGTTTCAAAGGCTCCTCCAAACCCACAATCCACAATCCACTATCCAGAACTGCGGCCTTCTTTTTTCCTAGCCTGTTCCGTTACCGAACCAAACCATGAAGACTTTGCCATATGTCGATTTTACACTGACCCTTattttccctccatttctttctttttttttgtaatgtgaacaaacaaaaaaagcatgttACAACATTGAATGCCTTACATTGCACATACTCTCCCAACTTCTTGAGGACAGTGGCTATGTAAGTCACATGACCTCAAACCTTTGTCCTGATATCATGTTCTATTTATTAGGTTGTGACTGTAGGGTAGTTCTTCCAGTGACCCCCCTCG
This genomic interval from Scomber japonicus isolate fScoJap1 chromosome 17, fScoJap1.pri, whole genome shotgun sequence contains the following:
- the gopc gene encoding Golgi-associated PDZ and coiled-coil motif-containing protein; translation: MSASAGCSPAGQGSGLGPGMSMFRWLEVLEKEFDKAFVDVDLLFGEIDPDQVDITYEGRQKMTSLSSCFAQLCHKTQTVFQLNHKLEAQLVDLRSELTDAQSERVVFEREVHDQLLQLHALQLQLHAKQGQAEDSDSIKDRLEQELEASKKEKLAEARLEAEVRLYKKENEALRRHMAVLQAEVYGARLAAKYLDKELAGRVQQIQLLGRDMKGPAHDKLWNQLEAEIHLHRHKTVIRACRGRNDPKKPLPSPVGHNSDMLKKTQGVGPIRKVVLVKDDHEGLGISITGGKEHGVPILISEIHPSQPADRCGGLHVGDAILAVNSINLRDAKHKEAVTILSQQGGQIEFEVVYVAPEVDSDDENVEYEDDSGHRYRLYLDELEDGNSAPPSDNSASLQALEKMTLSNGPENGDTGISHETPSEETSSKPPDTDFSS